The DNA sequence GCCAGTCAGCTCCCGCAGCCATTGCCTTTGctctcttttcttccttaaCTTTTGCCTTCTTCTCGAGCAGCTTCTTCGCTCTGTTAGCTCTGCTCATATCTGATGCCGGAGTTACTGATATAGATCCACAAAGTAGGTTATCCGTTTGGTGGTTATTCAGAACTTTAACTCTTTCTAGCAGCACACTTTTTGTGAGCCTCTTTTTCACTTTCACCTTTTGCTGAAGTGATTCGATACATAATGCCTCACGCACAAGAGGATAGATTGTATCCACAAATTCCTTAGGCATCCCTTTAGCTCTGTAAATATGGCAAAGCTTCAGTTTCACCTTTCCATTGCACCACCATGGTTCTGATTTATCAGTTTGGAGGTCAGAACAATCAAGATTGTTGGGAGGAGATAGCAGCGAAATGGCATCCTCTTCTCTGGCTTCttcaagaagaagagaagccaaTGTCAATCGGGCATCAATATTGTTTTCGAGTGCCTTCAGAGCTTTGTAGAAGCACAAAATTGCTTGTGCTCTGTCATTTAAGGACAAATAGCATCGAGCCATTTTTATATGCAAAAAGCCATTATTAGATTCTGCGGTTCCTTTCAGCATCAAATAATACTTCAATGCAGAACTATACTGCTCAAGACTCATGAATGAATCTGCAACTTTAGTAATTAACTCAGCATGATCTGCACTTCTCTGTTCAAGAACATTAAAGAGCATTTCTGCCTTCTCCATATTTCCAAGGTAAGCATGGCAGATTCCTTCTTTAACTTTCATGTCCAAGGGCAGCTCTTTTTGAGAACAAGATACTAACCGTGCACGCTCAATATGCTGAAGAGCATCACTGTGTGCATTATTTTGCATAAGCATGGAAGCTAACAGATCAATGACGCTCAAATCAGGCTCAGTTGGATGACCTTTGAGATATTCCCCCAGAATATGAACAGAACGCTCAAGCTGACCACATAGTTTGTACATATTTGCCCCGGTCTTGAGTGCTTCAACATCATCAGGACAAGTTTGTACTATTTGTTCATACGATGTAGCAGCTCTTCGGTAATCTCCAACCTTAACATAGAGAGAAGCACGGCAATATTTCAGATTTATATTCTTAGGATCCGCTGTTATTGCTCTTGAAAGGCAATAAATAGCTCTAGGAGTTTTACCTCGCGTATTGAACCAGTCAAAAAGCAGTTCCCATAGAGATGAATCTCTTGGTGCTAAATGTGCAGCAATTGTGTAGAAATTCAAGGCTTTCATTTCATTACCAAGAGCATGATGGACAAGTCCCAGCGTGTGATATGCATCAGGCAAATGTGGTGCTTTCATAATAACTTCAGACAAGATGGGTATGGCCTCTTCATAACTGCCTAGAGCATAATGATAAGTAGCATCACCAAGCATTCGAGTAATTTCAGGGGTAAGCTTGTTTCTTGATCCTTTCCGCCTCCCTTTTTTCTTACGCTTCCTTGATCTCCTTTGCATACCATAATTCATGGCCTCCATAATTTCCTCCATGCTTGCTCCAGAAAGATCATCCTGCCTGACCTTCTTTACCGAACCTCCAGGCCGGTTATCAACAAGTGCTTTTCGTTTTTTCTCAGCTAGAGCCTCATAATCCATTCCCACAAATTTCTGATAAAGTTGGTCAGTAAAAGCACCATCTTCCACGAGATCCAAAGGATTAACCCCATCTTTGAAAGTGAGAGTACTCTCTTCCTCATCCTCATTGTCGTCCTCTTCCACTTCCCCATCTTGTTCATCATCCTCATTgtcttcttcatcctcttcgttatcatcttcCATCATGTCATCCTCAAGACCCACAGCGAGAGCATACTGTGAAGCCTCTTCATTATCACCAGCAGCATTGTCCTCTTCATCCATTAAGATGTATAGGCAAATAAATCCTCTTGGAGATcccaaaaagaacaagaaatgaagaaaagcatACACTGGCTAAAAATAGGTGACACGCAAAACCTGTTTTGCCAATACTGTCATCACCATTAGATTACTCACAAATACCATCTCAAAGCAGGACACAAATAAAACATGATCCAAGAATATCATAAATTTGCAGCGAACTGATTCATAAACAGCTATAGGATAACAGGTACAGACTAAAACCAATGCTTTCAAAGTCTAAGGCAATCAGGGAACGCATAAGCCTCAATACATTGAAGCAGCCGAATCCAATTCATACAAAAAAACGAAGGCAGAATTTATCATTCAAGCATGATAGTCACTCCAAGGCACACATAATAATCATTTCCCTTCTACCCATCATCATCCAAAACAGCATCATTTATCCAATTTATTACTATCGGCGAGAAATTTTCCAATCAAATTTGAACCTAATGATTTCTCTCCTTTAACTTATTTCCATACCATCCCGGAAAATTTTACTGGGCCAAAATCAAATTTGGCAAATTCAAATTcctgttaaaacagctttcagAGCTGATTCTCACATTTCTCAACTACAATTGGGGACCCTTTCTCCTTCCAAACACCACCCATCAATGTAATAACCTATTGCCAAATTGTTGAACACCAAGCACAATTCTTTAAGAAAATAAGGGGCAAAGAGAAAACTATTCAACTCAAGAATTAAACTTTTAACTCagacaaacaaaataaaaatgttagaatttggggagggagagagagagagagagggtttaCCTTGCAGAGTTCCACTAGAGGTGGGGGATTACAGAGGCGGAGGTCGGAGGTGATGAGTGGTAAGGATTGGGTCGGGCACCCTGTCTTTTTATTGCAAAGACTTGGACGGGTTTTCTATCTGGGTCAAGTTTTATTACCCGAACTTCAGAAGAACATTTGTTTCCATTTTTGGGAAgctttttcttggagttttagtTGTtgagtttatttttcttttgagccAATAATTGTCAAGTATTTATTGCTATATtcgaaatttcaattttgaatctCTCTTCTACATTCATTAATCATTATAGGGGCGGCCAAAGTGGCACCGAGAAATTAATAATTTATCTAAATCAAAttatcaatttcaatttagttcaAGTCAACCAACTAACAACTTTTAGTGTAACTGACATAATCAATAATCAAGGTAACGTTATTCTCTTTTTCCCTTATCTCTTTTTCTCTAAATCATGCAAAGTGGGTTTGTCCACTTAGAGGAAGGCTCAAAGTGAACATACATGATATATAGCGCACCCAGGAACTCTCCATCAGTACCTCGCGCACACCCATCACCATCCAGCTTGAAGGCACCACCTAGATTTTGTATGCAATAATAGTAATTCACCCAAATTCTTTTCTGCCTCTATTGGCTATATTTTCTAATTTCTAGTAGCGCCTTCATGTGTTATTCACGAAGCCTATTTGATTTTGGTGGCTCAGGAGACATGTGTACGTACATTTTGTGAGACCCATGAGGTAATTAAGTTTGCTCAGTCACATTTCAAGTGTTGAGcgaattaatttaataaattttattttcattaaattttggtGTCTACCCAACTGTACTAgccctatttcaaaaaaaaaaattgcgggTTTCATTCCCCATATAAACTCCACTCCCCCTCCAAATTTCTCCACTCCCAcggaaaaacagagagagagagagatagaaagaTCACAAAATAGCAAGATTAAAGCTAGTATATCAAATCGAAAGTTCGAAACAGATACAATGAGACAATTACTAACGACATCAATGCAACATGAGGTTCACTTGTTGAAACACAACCAATAGCAAATATTTTCTTGTTAGTTTGAGATAACGATTTGTATACATATAAGTTCAACCAATAGTCCGTGGATAACTTCTAGATTTAGGAAGGGGTGTTGGCCACCTTGGGAGTACAAATGAGAAGGCGCCTCGCCCAAAATCAACGAGGTTTTCATATGGACTGATTAATGTAGCCTCCTTTAACCTTTTATCACGAATGTTACACGTGACAATAATGCGACCAAATAATTCTAGATACAAAATATCATCATTATTTGGATCGAAAGCTAGCATTGTAATTGGAGTCAGTATGTGACATCCGGGACTTTCGAAAACCATTGTGCTGAGGGAAACCATTGCACCGTTCGCCACCTCACTCCCTCCGCATCATTATCACCATCATCTTTCAACTCCCAAACACTCATACCGGGAAGGGAGGTATCAGGCATTTCAGAAGGGTGCATGGGAATGGGGACAACGGGGTGGGAGGAAGACGAACATATTGCTTGGTGTATGGAGAGTCTCTTGACATACACCACGGAAAATGTACATAGTTCAGCCACTCGGTATGTACGAGCTATATATATGATATCTATAGATATAGATAAAATTTCATATCAGTTTATTCACTTATTGTACGTATGTCTAATTTTTTATCCCATGCTTTGAAGCTGTAAAATCAAAAGTCCCGTGATTTATAACATATACGGATGCAGAGGTGTCAAATGGCTAACAAATTGTAAATTTAGTTGCTGAGAATTCaggtgtaattttttttatcaacaaTGCTTGTTTGTTGCTAAGTTCCAAAGTTCTCATCTCACAATAGCTAAACTGACACAGTAACTAGTGTTCAGGCTAATGACTAAAATCAAATTGCATAAAATTGGACAATGACTAAAATCACAGTAACTAATAGTCCAGGCTAAGGAAGAATTTATTTTGCATAAAAAGACTCCCCCAGCAGAACTAGGTTATTTTGAGCTAATGATCGATCTGGATACACAATTACACTTATCAGTAGTTTATTCTAATCATAGTCTGGGAGGGGGTGTTGGCCACTTTGGGATCACAAATGGGAAGACGCCTCTCCCAAAACGAACCGTACTTCTATATGGAATGGTTAATGTAGTTCCCTTTATCGCTCTTTCAGAAATATTGCATGCTACAATGTGGTCAAACAATTCTAGATAAAGTATATCTTCATTATTTGGATCGAAAGCCAGCACCATGATTGAGTCAAGCAAAGGGGTCTTCGAGTAGAATCCCCATTCGCGAGTTACTGGATTTCCGAAAACCATTGTGCTCAGGTCAATGATGCCTGTCAAGTTATACCAATCATTTACATCGTCATCAACATCATCTTTCAATTCCCACACACTCATACACGGCATAGGGACGTCAATAGTTTCATGAGAGAGTGAAATAATCAAAATAACCCCCCCTACTTAGACAGTAATTGGGCAGTCCCACTGCCACTTGATGCGGGGTGTCTTATATAAGtctctctcattttctcctCTTAGACCCTAGTTAACTACAAAATTCTTGACATATTGATTGAGAATGTTGCTCGATAAAGTCATCGTCATTAATTAAGATGCCCACCGATATCAATTCTTGTTAAAATCTTGATATGTACTTGTGAGTTGTGACACTAAATCACCACTACTGTTGATGATGGGTACTCAATACTGTAGGTAAAAGCAGTGATTTTTTTTACGACAATAAAAGTAGTGAGGTTACATCGATCACTTTCAGTCGTTCTTTTCTCTGCTTAAAAGGGCAAGACAAGAAGTGAGTAGACAATTTTGACTGCATTGGTTAGCTAGGTCTGCTCCAACTAATCCAACCTATGAAATTATTATCCATGACCGTACATAGAAATTATACGTGAAACTAAAAAGACGAGTACGTCGTAGCTTCAGACCCAGTTGTGAAGCTATGATCAGATTAGTGCATCTCTATTATTGATTTCTCCTCTGAGAATCGCTCACAGCACAGATAATATGTATCGATCAGCTAGTGCATGTTTGGGAGAGATCAGTATATATGTATAACCCAGCTTTACATTGTATATATGATGAGGACATGCTTGTTGGCCTGAGATGAcgactagggttagggtttatgtTTCATCAatggatgaagatgaagattttGGGAGGGCAAGCTTTCTTGAATCTCTAAGTACTGACTCGTACTACAATTGCGCGCTTGTTTTAGCGAAATTGGTTTTGCACTGGTGAAGGGGCTATTAACTGACATTGGATCGATTGATTTTTAGTGGATTTTACTTCTACTTTTGCTTTATTTTGAATATTTACGCTCTAAATTAGTCCACATAATTAAAATCTCCTCATATTATGAACACGCTTTGTTTACACGGGTCGTACAAGGCATTGGTGTAGGACTGTAAGTGGTATTAATTCTAACTGTGATCTGGTGTGATTGTTGAACGTatcctctctcagtctctccaCATATGCAATTCCACGAACATGGCACTGAAAGCTCCATATATAAACCGATTGTTCTTAATTAATGACCTGGTTGGCTGGTTTAATTAGTCTTGTTCTAATATTCATTGTTCTTAAACGATTTATCTGTCTAAATTCAAATGTGAAAAATAATAATGCAGTTAAAATGAGTTTATTAATTTACTTATTGATTACTTTCCACCTTTAAAATTTAACAGTTGAGCAAAACTCAGAAATCAATTGAACATTTGCACAAAACTCTTAGTTAGCTAGCTTAAAATGGCATAATCTGAATGGGTTAGTGATGAGAAACTAAGAAAGGTACGTGCTTACTATCTGGTTTAGAATATATGTTGCAACAATCtgttcaattttcttttgtagCTTTCACCCTGATGATGTGTACATGAACCGGGCAAATAGATAATTATTCAAAATAATTCAGATTCATAGTCACCAACAATTAAAGTAAAGTGACAAAATGCCATTGATTGTTCAGTTTCTACAAGATTTGGATTTTGCATTCATGATGTAAATGCAGGCTTTCAATCTCAATCGTGACAGCTGACAAATATTATAAAATCCAATATCTGACTTGCCGTGAAAAACTGGGATGTGTTCGTCATTCTTCAATTACTTCTTTGTTCTTCACACAGTTGGCCGGTGCAAGATGAAATCATGCATTTTATAAATTCAAGCAAGCCTAGCCTCTTTCTTAATTCATTAGGTTGGCCACTAACTAGTAAATTGATGACCACATTCGTATGCATGAGGTTATACAGCAAGAGGATAAAACTTCAGATATATTTTTCATATGATATTTATAGTAGTATATTAGTCACGTTGTAGTGTTAAAAAGGATGTACAGTGTATTAATGCATTAAATATAGACTATCTATTTATAGTAGTAGATCAGTTTCTTTATACTAATTAAGTCGAATTCGTCTCAATGCATGAAGGTGGTCGACATTTATATCGAATTTATCTATTGATACACGTACTAATTAATACCCTGTAGATAAATCCTTGAATGTATTTGATCAAAAATTaagttaattatatatatatatatatatatatatatgtatacagatcctatctagagaggagctccgctttgaaattaccgtgtgaagttcgagttttgagtcacttttcagtcgcatatccacatctcgacagttcagtttttagatcctagtgtatagatcatttttgcaaattttcaaccaaattgattatcgttaaggtatctaacttacTTAAACCTATGGATGAACTGAATTTGTCCAACCTGAATCGTaatagctttaaggcaattatcaatgccttaacgatgatcaatttggctgaaaatttgcagagatgatctatacactagtacctaaaaactgaacggttgagatgtggatatgcgaccgataagtgaccaaaaactcgaatttcacaaggtaatttcaaagcggagctccgctttggatatgatctgtatatgtatatattagaTCATATCCAGAGTAGAGattcgctttgaaattaaagtgcgcatTTAAAGTTTAAGatcactttttggtcgcatattcacatctcaaccgtttagtttttagatactaatgtataaatcatctctgcaaattttcagccaaattgatgatcgttaaggtatctaactcgcttaaactaatggacgaactgaatatgtccaacctaaaccatactagctttaaggcagtcaTCAATGcattaacgatcatcaatttagctgaaaatttgcagagatgatctatacattagtacctaaaaactgaacggtcgagatgtggatatgggACCGAagagtgaccctaaactctaaatactcactttaatttcagagtggagctccgctctagataagatctgatatatatatatatatatatatatgtatgtatcaaCATTTTTTTCAGAATAAGTTTTCATGAATAATTTAGTGTTAGATGAAACAAATGTATTTAATTCATATATAGCTAGTGGAAGAATTATTATCCATACAATATTAGTAGAAGAAGAACCCTTAATGATGTATTTATTATGCATGATGTAGTTAATTATAGGTATatgtatatacacacacacaagtaCGAGAGATTAGTTATGCTTTAATAAGTTAGTGGTATCATATTCTTCCATTAATTAGAGGTTGAAGTGATGGTTTGGTCTACGATCGTCCAATGTCGATCTCCATGCACATGCATTGTTTTGGCTTTCCGGCAAACCCTTGTTAGTCGGTCCATTAAACTATTAGTCCCCATGCAGCACCGGTAACTTAAAGGATAATTAAGCTTTCAATTCATTGCTGGACAAAAACATCGATCAAAGTTGCAGATCAATCcgtttaatttatatataaggGTCCTGCTAGCTTAAACCTGAGGATAATAAAATGCCAATCTTTCCCAATAGCACCACGTACCCATACATATCTGCATGAATAttagttttaacttttaacctATGGATGATATCAGATCAGTTCAGACTTCAGACCAGGTCTCTCTTTTTTTCAACCAGACAAACTAATAAAGGCCCCAGTGGTTTTCGATTACAATATAGAATTCTAATTAGAAGGGTAAATCCAACACACTTCATACTAAAGTTAGATCTCCGAATCCTCATCATGAATCACGGTATTAGGTCAAAAAGAAACAACTTGCGCTTTCTTTTCTTCCCATTAACTTTCTACTGTGCCCTCGACAACGATTTTaccatgtgtgtgtgtttgtataTGCTTATACTTTTCACTCCTATGCGGGTTTTTGTGAGTTAGAGCTAAAGTTTTGACAGTGGCTAGCTTTGAACAATCGATGGAGGTTCCATTGTTTACCATAAAAAGTGAAACCGGCAAAAGCTCAACTGATTGAATGAAACACTCTCTTTGTTGAATTCTAT is a window from the Rosa chinensis cultivar Old Blush chromosome 2, RchiOBHm-V2, whole genome shotgun sequence genome containing:
- the LOC112187156 gene encoding transcription factor tau subunit sfc4, yielding MDEEDNAAGDNEEASQYALAVGLEDDMMEDDNEEDEEDNEDDEQDGEVEEDDNEDEEESTLTFKDGVNPLDLVEDGAFTDQLYQKFVGMDYEALAEKKRKALVDNRPGGSVKKVRQDDLSGASMEEIMEAMNYGMQRRSRKRKKKGRRKGSRNKLTPEITRMLGDATYHYALGSYEEAIPILSEVIMKAPHLPDAYHTLGLVHHALGNEMKALNFYTIAAHLAPRDSSLWELLFDWFNTRGKTPRAIYCLSRAITADPKNINLKYCRASLYVKVGDYRRAATSYEQIVQTCPDDVEALKTGANMYKLCGQLERSVHILGEYLKGHPTEPDLSVIDLLASMLMQNNAHSDALQHIERARLVSCSQKELPLDMKVKEGICHAYLGNMEKAEMLFNVLEQRSADHAELITKVADSFMSLEQYSSALKYYLMLKGTAESNNGFLHIKMARCYLSLNDRAQAILCFYKALKALENNIDARLTLASLLLEEAREEDAISLLSPPNNLDCSDLQTDKSEPWWCNGKVKLKLCHIYRAKGMPKEFVDTIYPLVREALCIESLQQKVKVKKRLTKSVLLERVKVLNNHQTDNLLCGSISVTPASDMSRANRAKKLLEKKAKVKEEKRAKAMAAGADWQSDDSDEDPPEEIHKESPLPDLLKDKENYDLIIDLCKSLASLHRYCEALEIINLALKVTRNISSVAEELRSLGAQIAYNTPDPEHGLDCVKYIADQHPYSYAAWNCYYKVITRFDDWYARHFKFLRGKRDKLKDCAAPMIISGHHLTRKSRHQDAAREYLEAYKLLPENALINLCVGTALINLALGLRLQNRHQSVAQGLAFLYNNLRLCENSQEALYNLARAFHHIGLVTLAAVYYQHVLAIHQKDSPLPKLPHENPESAENLLPGYCDLRREAAFNLHLIYKKSGAVDLARMVLRDHCTF